A single Brassica rapa cultivar Chiifu-401-42 chromosome A04, CAAS_Brap_v3.01, whole genome shotgun sequence DNA region contains:
- the LOC103864364 gene encoding protein NETWORKED 2D: MLQRAASNAYSWWWASHIRTKQSKWLEQNLQDIEEKVQYVLNLLQEDGDSFAKRAEMYYKKRPELITFVEETFRAYRALAERYDKISTELQNANTTIASAFPDQVPNFAMDDDDDGPSSKFPKRPNLPGPTAPNVPKMPVKDLKSAVRVATKKLQPRKSMKYTGGVTNVAVKSSGLSKSEAMGEIDKLQKEILTLQTEKEFVKSSYEKGLSKYWEFEKSIKEKQERICGLQDEFGESVAIEDDEARRLMTETAIKSCQEKLVELQEKQEKSYEEAREEHLKIVESKEKLRSMSSQLLGEDSVVFAEDCDEVRSSALEHEMREMSRKKEELESVKEKIREHFESGVDSSVDATEMAERVDELVNKVISLESAVSSQTALIQRLRNETNGLQTQISTLETDKAVLADDKSDLRKKLKEMEEKLKALEDLDRNVMVKSSTLSTDFDKACSNLDNLSSGKLDEVKSETLAVKMAEETKEEEAEKKSESSVDIIIPSKSSEVVLESTEKIDSEPEMQSDKTVESVLLDNVLEKQSESDKTDSVLLDNVLEKQSESDKKDNVLEKQTSSKESDTTLNSEPDWKEMFMKGMENREKHLLTEYTTILRNYKDMKKDLDETKTKNATKDDEIKHLREKMTLLQKGLADSNDLLESQMSNDDYSLGFMAAENESMSLVEEQFRLNIDELLEENLDFWLRFSTAFGQIQGYDTSIEDLQGEISKLEQRKKQDGSGTAKYALRSDVRPLFRHLREINTDLGLWLEKGAALKEELKSRFESLCNIQEEITKALKSSAEDDDFKFTSYQAAKFQGEVLNMKQENNKVADELQAGLDHITTLQLEIDKTLGMLTEEFALSGSKNRSELDLQHSDSRSRVPLRSFIFGSKQKKTKPSIFSCMHPSLYRKMKASTPT; this comes from the exons atgctgCAGAGAGCTGCGAGTAATGCGTATTCATGGTGGTGGGCTAGTCATATCCGTACCAAACAATCCAAATGGCTCGAACAAAACCTTCAAG ATATCGAAGAGAAGGTGCAATACGTGCTCAACCTCTTACAAGAAGATGGAGACTCATTCGCCAAGCGTGCGGAGATGTACTACAAGAAGAGACCCGAACTCATAACCTTCGTGGAAGAAACGTTCAGAGCTTACAGAGCCTTAGCCGAGCGTTACGACAAGATCTCCACCGAGCTTCAAAACGCCAACACCACCATCGCTTCCGCATTCCCCGACCAAGTCCCCAACTTCGCGAtggacgacgacgacgacggccCCTCTTCCAAATTCCCCAAAAGACCGAACCTCCCTGGTCCGACCGCCCCTAACGTCCCTAAGATGCCCGTTAAAGACCTGAAGAGCGCGGTGAGAGTGGCGACCAAGAAGCTTCAGCCTCGGAAGTCCATGAAGTACACGGGCGGTGTGACCAACGTGGCTGTTAAAAGCTCGGGGTTGAGCAAGTCCGAGGCCATGGGGGAGATTGATAAGCTGCAGAAGGAGATTCTGACGCTGCAGACGGAGAAGGAGTTTGTGAAAAGCTCCTACGAGAAGGGTTTGTCGAAGTACTGGGAGTTTGAGAAGAGCATTAAGGAGAAGCAGGAGAGGATCTGCGGGCTGCAGGATGAGTTTGGTGAGAGCGTTGCGATCGAGGACGATGAAGCGAGGAGGTTGATGACCGAGACTGCGATCAAGTCGTGTCAGGAGAAGCTGGTGGAGCTGCAGGAGAAGCAGGAGAAGTCTTACGAGGAAGCGAGGGAGGAGCATTTGAAGATTGTGGAGTCTAAGGAGAAGCTGAGGTCTATGTCGAGTCAGCTTCTAGGTGAGGACAGTGTTGTCTTTGCGGAGGATTGTGATGAAGTTAGAAGTAGTGCTTTGGAACATGAGATGAGAGAGATGTCTAGGAAGAAGGAAGAGCTGGAGTCTGTTAAGGAGAAGATCAGAGAGCATTTCGAGTCCGGCGTGGACTCTTCGGTGGACGCTACAGAGATGGCTGAGAGAGTTGATGAGCTTGTGAACAAAGTGATTAGCTTGGAGAGTGCTGTTTCTTCCCAGACTGCTTTGATACAGAGGTTGAGAAACGAGACTAACGGTCTTCAGACGCAGATCAGTACTCTTGAAACGGACAAGGCTGTATTAGCAGATGACAAGAGTGATCTTAGGAAGAAGCTTAAGGAGATGGAGGAGAAGCTCAAAGCCTTGGAGGATTTGGACAGGAATGTGATGGTTAAGAGTAGTACTCTGAGTACAGATTTCGATAAAGCGTGTAGTAATCTCGATAACCTCTCTAGTGGGAAGTTGGATGAAGTTAAGTCTGAGACCTTGGCAGTGAAAATGGCTGAGGAGACGAAAGAGGAAGAAGCTGAGAAGAAGAGTGAAAGCTCTGTAGATATCATCATCCCAAGTAAAAGTTCAGAAGTTGTTTTGGAATCTACTGAAAAGATTGATTCTGAACCAGAGATGCAATCTGACAAGACAGTAGAGTCTGTTCTTCTTGATAATGTTCTAGAGAAGCAGTCTGAATCAGACAAGACAGACTCAGTTCTTCTTGATAATGTTTTAGAGAAACAGTCTGAATCAGACAAGAAAGATAATGTTTTAGAGAAGCAGACATCTTCTAAAGAATCTGATACCACTCTCAATAGTGAACCGGACTGGAAAGAGATGTTCATGAAGGGAATGGAGAACAGAGAGAAGCATCTGCTCACAGAGTACACAACCATCCTAAGAAACTACAAGGACATGAAGAAAGACCTCGACGAGACGAAAACAAAAAACGCCACGAAAGACGACGAGATCAAGCACCTCAGAGAGAAGATGACACTCCTGCAGAAAGGTTTAGCAGACAGCAACGATCTGCTGGAAAGCCAGATGTCGAACGACGACTACTCCCTCGGGTTCATGGCCGCGGAGAACGAGAGCATGTCCCTGGTGGAGGAGCAGTTCCGCCTGAACATCGATGAGCTACTAGAGGAGAACCTCGACTTCTGGCTGAGGTTCAGCACTGCGTTCGGGCAGATACAAGGGTACGACACCTCCATCGAAGACCTCCAAGGCGAGATATCGAAGCTGGAGCAGAGGAAGAAGCAGGACGGGAGCGGGACGGCTAAGTACGCGCTCCGGTCGGACGTCAGGCCGCTTTTTCGACACCTGAGGGAGATCAACACTGACCTCGGCCTCTGGCTCGAGAAAGGCGCCGCCCTCAAAGAGGAACTCAAGTCGAGGTTCGAGTCTCTCTGCAATATTCAGGAAGAGATAACTAAGGCTTTGAAGTCGAGCGCCGAGGACGATGATTTCAAGTTCACTAGCTACCAGGCTGCTAAGTTCCAGGGCGAGGTGTTGAACATGAAGCAGGAGAATAACAAAGTGGCGGATGAGTTGCAGGCCGGGTTGGATCATATCACCACGCTTCAGCTGGAGATTGACAAGACGCTGGGGATGCTGACGGAGGAGTTTGCGCTTTCGGGGTCGAAGAACAGGTCGGAGCTTGACCTCCAGCACTCGGATAGTCGGTCCAGAGTGCCGTTGAGGTCGTTTATATTTGGGTCCAAACAGAAGAAAACGAAGCCGTCTATATTCTCGTGCATGCATCCTTCCCTATACAGGAAGATGAAGGCTTCTACGCCAACATAG
- the LOC103864365 gene encoding KH domain-containing protein HEN4-like, whose product MNNLSGATTTVSNQNQRQQRRATIHVLPDEVALRVVCHASVIGGIIGSNGYVVSTLRRETGTKIHCESPVNGSDHWVVFIVGSTAVNKSFLLTDRVGGFAGGEHEGWVTCEVSAAQMALIRVLERSWAVLAAKDSGGVVVGDDKEAYCGILADRSQIGAVLGLGGKSVEWMRRNSGAMIRVLPPPSCGTNSDELIQITGDVLAVKKALVMVSNFLQNSPPLNGYPPPLCSKAYDSTTEGPHSEFYPSLRSSLPNASETAASNNTHTPTPSRNRFQDSIDTYRKVVLKLICTSVAAGGIIGRQGTIIRAMQIEAGASISIGAPLKVSGERVVTITARESLESGNSPAQKALGLVFARSVEIDVGKSLFPGALVKAKLLVPSQFANDFVGKREAVMVTGVDIHIPVGSQILDCLSENELVIEIMGEYRYVEKALCQVSSKLRENLIPKKAVEEVRARVSNPYNLQPSQQNAGRDDSLSVLDGEQDLNMLRISTEVMKSIDCTHTEANEVNGFTHPTSLLENGLTQGMEQLQLCSNGYLSSLPPRSKGVSLRNVTLELAVEKDALAALYGRDGAGLDNLQQISGARVDVKDSLIGVEATVLLTGNPEQTQTAMSLFISILSDQ is encoded by the exons ATGAATAACCTCAGTGGAGCAACAACCACCGTGTCGAATCAGAATCAACGACAGCAGCGACGGGCGACGATCCACGTGTTACCTGACGAGGTGGCGTTACGAGTCGTCTGCCACGCGTCGGTTATAGGCGGCATAATCGGATCAAACGGCTACGTAGTCTCCACGCTCCGTCGCGAGACCGGTACCAAAATCCACTGCGAGTCTCCGGTGAACGGTTCCGACCACTGGGTGGTATTCATCGTCGGATCAACCGCCGTTAACAAAAGCTTTCTGTTGACTGACAGAGTCGGAGGCTTCGCCGGCGGTGAACACGAGGGTTGGGTGACTTGCGAGGTCTCCGCTGCTCAGATGGCGTTGATCAGGGTTTTGGAGAGGTCGTGGGCGGTTCTGGCGGCGAAGGATAGCGGCGGAGTCGTGGTGGGGGATGATAAAGAAGCGTACTGTGGGATTCTAGCTGATCGGAGTCAGATTGGTGCTGTTTTGGGGTTGGGAGGGAAGAGCGTGGAGTGGATGCGGAGAAACTCCGGCGCTATGATTAGGGTTTTGCCTCCTCCGAGTTGTGGCACGAACAGTGATGAACTGATTCAG ATTACTGGCGATGTCTTGGCTGTGAAGAAGGCACTGGTTATGGTATCAAATTTTCTTCAGAATAGTCCACCTCTCAATGGCTATCCACCGCCACTTTGCAGCAAGGCCTATGACTCAACTACTGAGGGTCCTCACTCAGAGTTTTATCCAAGCCTACGCTCTTCATTGCCCAATGCTTCCGAAACTGCTGCATCCAATAATACTCATACACCAACACCATCAAGAAACCGTTTTCAAGATTCAATAGATACATACCGGAAGGTTGTGCTCAAATTAATCTGCACAAGTGTTGCAGCTGGAGGCATAATTGGGAGACAAGGAACTATCATCAGAGCTATGCAGATTGAAGCAGGTGCTTCTATTTCCATTGGAGCTCCATTAAAAGTATCCGGTGAACGTGTTGTTACCATTACTGCACGTGAG agCCTTGAGTCAGGGAACTCTCCTGCACAAAAGGCTCTGGGTCTTGTCTTTGCAAGATCTGTTGAGATTGATGTTGGGAAAAGTCTGTTCCCGGGTGCTTTAGTGAAAGCTAAGCTACTGGTACCGTCACAGTTTGCTAATGACTTTGTTGGAAAAAGAGAAGCAGTCATGGTAACTGGTGTTGATATACACATTCCAGTAGGTAGCCAGATTCTAGACTGTCTTTCAGAAAATGAACTGGTTATAGAG atTATGGGAGAGTATAGGTATGTAGAAAAGGCCTTGTGTCAGGTTTCTTCAAAGTTACGTGAGAACCTAATACCAAAGAAGGCCGTAGAAGAAGTGAGAGCTAGAGTTAGTAATCCATATAATCTGCAACCATCACAACAA AACGCAGGGAGAGACGATTCTCTCTCGGTATTAGATGGTGAACAAGACTTGAATATGCTCAGAATCAGTACAGAAGTAATGAAGTCCATCGATTGTACTCATACCGAGGCGAATGAAGTCAACGGTTTTACACATCCAACAAGCTTATTGGAGAATGGGTTGACACAGGGTATGGAACAGCTTCAACTTTGTAGCAATGGATACTTGTCTTCTTTACCACCACG AAGTAAAGGTGTATCTTTGAGAAACGttaccttggagctagctgttGAGAAAGATGCTCTTGCTGCACTCTATGGAAGAGATGGTGCCGGTTTAGACAATCTACAACAG ATTTCAGGAGCCAGAGTGGATGTCAAGGATTCTCTTATAGGAGTTGAAGCAACTGTCTTACTCACTGGGAATCCTGAGCAAACCCAGACAGCCATGTCTTTGTTCATTTCAATCCTTTCTGATCAGTGA
- the LOC103864366 gene encoding plant UBX domain-containing protein 5-like → MGDGDHKPPPTTEEIRQKMISSFTAEITSSSREAAILILEAHQWDIAAAVSAFRDAVVAAADAASTARENAHSTIRLRSPRSPSRAFSPSDGNILSDSDEKEYDDAMESDDVDRDLPSSSSSLASLPRRLKFRSLSEILSVTPQVIPRTVTIWRNGVTVDDNPLITLDDPKDAEFLRVIESLDSPRVLDSPCGKRRAVITLIRRQQEDFPDSSNPFQGVGRTLAEPDSVPPASSDSLTTEATSSIDPTAPTTSIKVILADGTPIVSRFTTTHHTIRDVRDFIDAARPDASRDYQLLIMGSSPPTPLTTDLDQTIEQAGISNAVLTQKF, encoded by the exons ATGGGTGATGGTGATCATAAACCTCCGCCCACGACGGAGGAGATTCGCCAGAAAATGATCAGCTCCTTTACTGCTGAGATCACATCTTCTTCGAGAGAAGCCGCTATACTCATTCTTGAAGCTCATCAATGGGATATCGCCGCTGCAGTCTCCGCCTTCAGAGACGCCGTCGTCGCAGCAGCCGACGCTGCCTCCACCGCCAGGGAAAATGCTCATTCTACGATACGGTTGCGATCACCACGGTCTCCTTCTCGTGCCTTCTCTCCTAGCGATGGGAACATCCTCAGCGACTCCGATGAAAAAGA GTACGACGATGCTATGGAATCAGATGATGTAGACAGAGAtctaccatcatcatcatcatcattagcaTCATTACCAAGAAGACTAAAGTTCAGAAGCTTAAGCGAAATTCTTTCAGTTACTCCACAAGTGATCCCGCGCACTGTCACTATCTGGAGGAATGGTGTCACTGTCGATGATAATCCATTAATCACATTGGATGATCCGAAAGATGCAGAGTTTCTCAGG GTCATAGAAAGCTTGGACTCACCACGTGTACTCGATTCGCCATGTGGCAAACGGCGTGCCGTTATCACACTCATTAGGCGTCAACAAGAAGACTTccct GATTCATCAAATCCATTCCAAGGAGTTGGAAGAACTCTAGCCGAGCCAGACTCTGTGCCACCAGCTTCATCCGACTCACTGACCACAGAAGCAACATCATCAATCGATCCCACAGCGCCAACGACCTCGATCAAGGTCATATTAGCAGACGGCACCCCCATTGTCTCCCGGTTCACTACTACTCACCATACCATCAGAGACGTTCGAGACTTCATTGACGCTGCTAGACCAGATGCCTCCAGAGACTACCAATTACTCATCATGGGGTCGTCTCCTCCTACACCACTGACGACTGACTTAGACCAAACTATCGAGCAAGCTGGCATCTCCAACGCTGTTCTCACTCAGAAGTTCTAG
- the LOC103864367 gene encoding plant UBX domain-containing protein 5-like produces the protein MGDDDHKPPPTTEEIRQKMISSFTAEITSSSREVALLILEAHQWDIAAAVSAFRDAVVAAAVAASTARANVPSPIRLRSPRSPSRAFSPRDGNILSDSDEKENEDPMESDDVERDVSSLPRRLRFRSLSEILSVIPQEIPRTVTLYRNGYTFDDDNILWPLDDPDCAEFLEIVESLESPRALDSPGGTRRVLITLIRRQQEDFHEPPKPFQGVGRTLAEPDSVPPASSDSLTTEATTSIDPTAPTTSIKVILADGTPIISRFTTTHHTIRDVRDFIDAATPGASRDYQLLIMGSSPPTPLTTDLDQTIEQAGISNAVLTQKF, from the exons ATGGGTGATGATGATCATAAGCCTCCGCCCACGACGGAGGAGATTCGCCAGAAGATGATCAGCTCCTTTACTGCTGAGATCACATCTTCTTCGAGAGAAGTCGCTTTACTCATTCTTGAAGCTCATCAATGGGATATCGCCGCTGCTGTCTCCGCCTTCAGAGACGCCGTCGTCGCAGCAGCCGTCGCCGCCTCCACCGCCAGGGCAAATGTTCCTTCTCCGATACGGTTGCGATCACCACGGTCTCCTTCTCGTGCCTTCTCTCCTCGCGATGGGAACATCCTCAGCGATTCAGATGAAAAAGA GAACGAAGATCCTATGGAATCAGATGATGTAGAAAGAGATGTATCATCATTACCAAGAAGACTAAGGTTCAGAAGCTTAAGCGAAATTCTTTCGGTTATTCCTCAAGAGATCCCACGTACTGTCACTCTTTATAGGAATGGTTACACTTTCGATGATGATAATATATTATGGCCATTGGATGATCCCGACTGTGCAGAGTTTCTTGag ATCGTAGAAAGCTTGGAGTCACCACGTGCACTCGATTCTCCAGGTGGCACACGGCGTGTCCTTATCACACTCATTAGGCGTCAACAAGAAGACTTCCAT GAGCCACCAAAACCATTCCAAGGTGTGGGAAGAACTCTAGCCGAGCCAGACTCTGTGCCACCAGCTTCATCCGACTCACTGACCACAGAAGCAACAACATCAATCGATCCCACAGCGCCAACGACCTCAATCAAGGTCATATTAGCAGACGGCACACCCATTATCTCCCGGTTCACCACTACTCACCATACCATCAGAGACGTTCGAGACTTCATTGACGCGGCTACACCAGGTGCCTCCAGAGACTACCAACTACTCATCATGGGGTCGTCTCCTCCTACACCACTGACGACTGACTTAGACCAAACCATCGAGCAAGCTGGCATCTCCAACGCTGTTCTCACTCAGAAGTTCTAG